The sequence below is a genomic window from Pseudodesulfovibrio sp. JC047.
CTGATGATATTTTAATCCTAGCCATGTCGGCCTCCTTTGAGCTTCACTTTTACTGGTACTGTTACCAGATTAAGCCTTGGAGTGCCGACATGGTATTTTTGCAATTTCAAATGAACTATCAAAAAAGTTCAGATTACGGTTTTTGTCTGGTGACATGATATCTTTTGGTCAACGTGTAGAGTCGAGCTCGTGAGATTCCAGCAACTTCACAGGATTTTTTGATATCTCCCCCTGTAATGGTGAAAAGATTGAGCAAATACTGTTTTTCCAGGGTTTCGTAGTGCTTGTGCCGATATTCCTTGAGCGTGGGGAAGCTCTTGGGGTCCAATTGAAGCTGTTCATAGTGTTCATTTTTAAATTTTTCTTTTTCCAAATCATGTCTGGCGACTTCGGCACGAATGGCTCGAGGGAGGTGTCGGGGGTAGAGAATCGCGTCTTTTCCCGCTCGTGAAAGGGCCTGCTCAATGGTGTTTTGCAATTCCCGAATGTTGCCGGGCCATTTGTAACTCATGAGGGCGTCAAGAAAATCGGGTGAAAATCCTTTGCTGGCCAATTTGAGCCGTTTGGAATGATGCTGAACGAATTTACAGGTCAATTCATTGATGTCTTCAGGGATACGCCGGAGCGGGGGAAGCTGCATACGGATACCGCGTAATCGGTAGAAGAGGTCCCGGCGGAATTCATTGTTTTCCACCATGGCTTCCAGATTGCGATTGGTTGCTGAAACCAGTCTGAAATCACTTCGTATTTCATTCACTCCACCAACCGGTCGAAAACTTCTTCCTTCTAAGACCCGGAGAAAGACTTTTTGTAAGGACATGGGGAGTTCGCCAACCTCATCCAGAAAAAGGATACCGCCATCAGCCTGTTTGACGAGACCTGTGGAATGTCGGTCTGCGCTGGTATAAGCTCCCCGTTCATGTCCAAAAAGTAGATTCTCCGCCAGTGTGTCTGGCAAAGCGGCACAGTCCACCACCACAAATGAGCGTTCTTCTCTGTCACTATTTTTGTGAATGGCGCGGGCAAACAGTTCCTTGCCTGTGCCGGTTTCTCCGGTAATGAGGACATTGGCATTGGACCCGGCGGCTTGGGCCAAGGTGTCGAGACAGGACTGGATGAGCCGACTGCTGCCAATGATGCCGGATCGCCGGAGTGAACACCGGATTGCGCCACCATATCGTTCTTCATGATAGTCCATGACACGACGGATCAGAACCAACAACCGCTGTATATTTGGTGGTTTGGTGACAAAATGCCAGGCACCGTTCTGGATGGCTTTTTCCGCCATCTTCGGGTCTCGGCTTCGTGTAATGATAATGACTTCGGGGAAAGAGGGTATTTCCCTGATGGTCGTCAGGTACGCCAAGCTGTCTCCATCAGCCAGATCGTCCCCGAGCAAAACGGCTTTGTATTCGCCGGTGTGCAACAACCCCATTGCACGCGACAGTGTGTCGCAGTCTGTTGTCGGCAGACCATGTGCCCCAAGAGATTTTCCCAGGGTGCGAGTAAAGTGTTTGTCTCCATCTATGATGAGAATTTCTGCCATGACACAGTTCTCCCTCTTCCCTCAAAGACTCCCTCGTAAATATACCATGAATTGTACTGGAATTGTCAAATATTCTTATATGACAAAAATTGTTGGGGAAAAAAGACGTTTTTTCGTGAAATGAGCGTCAAATCTTGTGAGGCAAGACAGTAAAGACTTTTTTGCATCGAAGAGACTTTGAGAGTGGCTGACTTTTAATCTGCATATATATCAATTCATAAATATAATTAAAGTCTCTTGCATGATCCTTCCCGTCTTGTGCGGCAAGACACTTCTTATGGGGCAAGACGTTTTCTTTCTGATTTTCAAGGGGAAATAAACGTTTTTACGCGAGCCTCTCTCTCCATCAATGAGAAATATCTACATATCTGAAAAGCGGTACGCATCTTGTTCTTAGAGAGCAAGAGAGCATTGTCCGAAATGAAGACGGACATCCGGGAAAATGGAATTCTTTCGGGTTCAAGCGAGGTTGCTGCTTCATTGTTGATCAAAAATCGCGAGAGACAGGCAGCACGACAGTCTCATATTCCCCATGTGAACCCCCGGAAAAAAGGAGACAAGCGAAGACGGCAAGGAGGTGTCACGTATGAGGCGTAAATGGGATGCACGGAAAAAAGCGAAAATCGTCTTGGAAGGCCTTATGGGAGGATGCGTTAATGATCTTTGCCGTTCATACGATCTTCGTCCCGGACAATACTACAAGTGGCGCGGCCATTTTTTGGAACGCTGTCATGAAGTTTTTGAACGGCAACCGGGGCCTTCAAGTGAATCGGAACTGGCTGCGGAAAATGAAGAGCTGAAGAAATTGGTTGGCGAGCTGACGTTGGAATTGACCAGCGGCAAGAGTAGCCGTTGATACGTTGAATAAGGGAGGAACCATGGCCAATAAAATCGGAGTGTATATTTGCCACTGCGGTTCGAACATCGCAGGTAAGGTTGATTGCGCTGATGTGGCTCGGTGTGCCGGGAGGCTGAAGGACGTCGTAATTTCAAGGGATTATCAATTCATGTGTTCAGATCCGGGCCAGGAAATGGTCATTCGGGATATCCATGAATTTGGCTTGAATCGAGTGGTGGTCGCATCCTGCTCGCCTCGTCTGCATGAAAAGACCTTTCAACAGGCCTGTGCTCGTGCCGGATTGAATCCGTATTTGCTGCAACATGCGTGTATTCGGGAGCACTGTTCCTGGACAACGGAAGATCCCAAGGAGGCCACAGCCAAGGCAAAACACATTGTTGAAGCGGCTGTTGAACGGGTCGGCGATCATCAGAAACTGTATTCCCGCGAAGTGGAGGTCCTACCGGATGTAATGGTGGTTGGGGCGGGAATCGCCGGGATTCAGGCTGCGCTTGATATCGCCAAGTCTGGGCACAAGGTTCATCTGGTGGAAAAAAGTCCATCCATTGGTGGACATATGGCCCAATTCGACAAGACGTTTCCGACCTTGGACTGCGCGGCGTGTATTTCCACTCCCAAGATGGTGGCGGTCTCGCAGGAGGCGAATATCAATCTCATGACCTGGAGTGAGGTCGTGGATGTTTCCGGATTTGTCGGGAACTACACGGTGACCGTCAAGCACAAGCCTCGGTATGTAGACGAAACTGTCTGTACGGGCTGTGGGGCCTGTCTCGAAAAATGTCCGACAAAAGCCTTGAGCGAATTCAATGAAGGGTTGTCCATGCGCAAGGCGATCTATCGGAATTCACCACAGGCTGTTCCCAGTACACCGGTGATCGATGCCTCGGCGTGCAAGATGATTACCAAGGGCAAATGCGGTATTTGCAAGACCATTTGTCCGACCGGAGCCATTGATTACGACATGAAGGAGACGCACGAGGTTTTCCATGTCGGTTCCATTGTGTTGGCGACCGGCTACGAGGCCATGGACCCGACGCCGTTGCGTGAATATGGGTTTGGCCGTTTTGACAATGTGTATACCGCCTTGCAGTTCGAGCGACTGAACAATGCGGTCGGTCCGACAGAAGGACGGATTATTTTGAAAAATGGTGAAGCGCCCAAGAGTGTCGGCATCATCCATTGCGTGGGCAGCCGTGACACGAATTATCACGAATACTGTTCTCGGACGTGCTGCATGTACGCACTCAAGTTTGACCATCTTATCAAGGATAAGGTTGGCCACGATACCAAGGTTTACAATTTCTATATTGATATGCGGTGTTTCGGCAAAGGCTACGAAGAATTCTTCAAGCGGGTACAGGAAGAAGGGGTCACTTTTATTCGGGGCAGACCTGCCGAAGTCGTTCAGGAAGGCGAAAAGTTGGTCGTCGTGGGCGAAGATACCTTGCTTGGAATGAATGTCAGGGTTCCGGTCGATATGGTGATTTTGTGTACTGCCATGGAAGCGCAACCCGACGTGACCGAAGTGGCCAGGATATTCGGTATCTCTCAAGGGCAGGATGGATTCTTCCTTGAAGAACATCCCAAGCTCGGGCCGGTGTCCACCGCCACGGACGGCGTGTTCCTTGCCGGAACCTGCCAGGGACCAAAGGATATCCCGGATGCGGTTGCCCATGCTTCGGGCGGAGCGGCACAGGCCTTGGCTCTCGCAGCCAAGGGGACCGTGTCCATTTCCCCGACAACGTCGTGGATCGACCCGGATGTCTGCATCGGGTGCAAGGTATGCATCAATTTGTGCCCTTATTCTGCCATTGAATTCGATGAACGGCGGCAGGTGTCTGTCATCAATGAAGCCATGTGCAAAGGGTGTGGAAGTTGTGCTGGCTATTGTCCGAGTGGTGCCGCGCAGATCAAACACTTCAATCAAACGCAGATATTCGATGAAATCGATGGAATGCTCGGCATGATGTTTGATCCTCCGCCGCCTGACGTGCGTGGAGACCAGGCAGATTCAGCGAAAGAAAATCAAATGGGCGATGCTTAGGAGGCAGT
It includes:
- a CDS encoding sigma-54 dependent transcriptional regulator, which gives rise to MAEILIIDGDKHFTRTLGKSLGAHGLPTTDCDTLSRAMGLLHTGEYKAVLLGDDLADGDSLAYLTTIREIPSFPEVIIITRSRDPKMAEKAIQNGAWHFVTKPPNIQRLLVLIRRVMDYHEERYGGAIRCSLRRSGIIGSSRLIQSCLDTLAQAAGSNANVLITGETGTGKELFARAIHKNSDREERSFVVVDCAALPDTLAENLLFGHERGAYTSADRHSTGLVKQADGGILFLDEVGELPMSLQKVFLRVLEGRSFRPVGGVNEIRSDFRLVSATNRNLEAMVENNEFRRDLFYRLRGIRMQLPPLRRIPEDINELTCKFVQHHSKRLKLASKGFSPDFLDALMSYKWPGNIRELQNTIEQALSRAGKDAILYPRHLPRAIRAEVARHDLEKEKFKNEHYEQLQLDPKSFPTLKEYRHKHYETLEKQYLLNLFTITGGDIKKSCEVAGISRARLYTLTKRYHVTRQKP
- a CDS encoding transposase — translated: MRRKWDARKKAKIVLEGLMGGCVNDLCRSYDLRPGQYYKWRGHFLERCHEVFERQPGPSSESELAAENEELKKLVGELTLELTSGKSSR
- a CDS encoding CoB--CoM heterodisulfide reductase iron-sulfur subunit A family protein; this translates as MANKIGVYICHCGSNIAGKVDCADVARCAGRLKDVVISRDYQFMCSDPGQEMVIRDIHEFGLNRVVVASCSPRLHEKTFQQACARAGLNPYLLQHACIREHCSWTTEDPKEATAKAKHIVEAAVERVGDHQKLYSREVEVLPDVMVVGAGIAGIQAALDIAKSGHKVHLVEKSPSIGGHMAQFDKTFPTLDCAACISTPKMVAVSQEANINLMTWSEVVDVSGFVGNYTVTVKHKPRYVDETVCTGCGACLEKCPTKALSEFNEGLSMRKAIYRNSPQAVPSTPVIDASACKMITKGKCGICKTICPTGAIDYDMKETHEVFHVGSIVLATGYEAMDPTPLREYGFGRFDNVYTALQFERLNNAVGPTEGRIILKNGEAPKSVGIIHCVGSRDTNYHEYCSRTCCMYALKFDHLIKDKVGHDTKVYNFYIDMRCFGKGYEEFFKRVQEEGVTFIRGRPAEVVQEGEKLVVVGEDTLLGMNVRVPVDMVILCTAMEAQPDVTEVARIFGISQGQDGFFLEEHPKLGPVSTATDGVFLAGTCQGPKDIPDAVAHASGGAAQALALAAKGTVSISPTTSWIDPDVCIGCKVCINLCPYSAIEFDERRQVSVINEAMCKGCGSCAGYCPSGAAQIKHFNQTQIFDEIDGMLGMMFDPPPPDVRGDQADSAKENQMGDA